The Streptomyces sp. NBC_01689 genome includes a window with the following:
- a CDS encoding leucyl aminopeptidase codes for MTALTLSTAAASGLRADAIVVGVAKGAKGPVLAPGAEAVDKAYDGSLAGILETLGASGGEGEVTKLPAPSGFKAPVVVAVGLGAVPDKDEAFDAETLRRAAGVAARALAGAKKAVLALPVTDAADLGALAEGALLGAYSFDAYKETGRSGGAAKNGKAPLGEVALLGGKPRDAAHKAAIARATAVVEELNRARDLVNTPPNDLTPEAFAAVATAAAKEHGIKVQVLDEKALAKGGYGGILGVGAGSAAAPRLVKLSYTSSKADKHLAFVGKGITYDSGGISLKPAGHNETMKCDMSGAAAVFAAVVSAARLGLEVNVTGWLALAENMPSGSATRPGDVLRMYSGKTVEVLNTDAEGRLVLADALWKASEEKPDAIVDVATLTGAMVLALGNRTFGVMANDDAFRASIVEAAEEVGEESWPMPLPEHLRKGMDSPTADIANMGERMGGGLVAGLFLKEFVGEGITWAHLDIAGPAFNESGPFGYTPKGGTGSAVRTLVRLAELTAAGDLG; via the coding sequence GTGACTGCTCTGACTCTCAGCACCGCCGCGGCGTCCGGCCTGCGGGCCGACGCGATCGTCGTCGGTGTCGCCAAGGGCGCCAAGGGCCCGGTCCTCGCACCGGGCGCCGAGGCCGTGGACAAGGCGTATGACGGCTCGCTCGCCGGCATCCTGGAGACCCTCGGCGCGTCCGGCGGCGAGGGCGAGGTGACGAAGCTGCCCGCGCCGTCCGGCTTCAAGGCCCCCGTCGTCGTGGCCGTCGGCCTGGGAGCGGTCCCCGACAAGGACGAGGCGTTCGACGCCGAGACGCTGCGCCGCGCCGCGGGTGTCGCCGCCCGTGCGCTCGCCGGCGCCAAGAAGGCCGTCCTCGCCCTGCCGGTCACCGACGCCGCCGACCTCGGCGCCCTCGCGGAGGGCGCGCTGCTCGGCGCGTACTCCTTCGACGCGTACAAGGAGACCGGCCGCTCCGGCGGCGCCGCGAAGAACGGCAAGGCCCCGCTCGGCGAGGTCGCGCTGCTCGGCGGCAAGCCTCGGGACGCGGCGCACAAGGCCGCGATCGCGCGCGCCACCGCCGTCGTCGAGGAGCTCAACCGCGCCCGCGACCTCGTCAACACCCCGCCGAACGACCTCACCCCCGAGGCCTTCGCCGCCGTCGCCACCGCCGCCGCCAAGGAGCACGGCATCAAGGTGCAGGTGCTCGACGAGAAGGCTCTCGCGAAGGGCGGCTACGGCGGCATCCTGGGCGTCGGCGCGGGCTCGGCCGCCGCTCCCCGCCTGGTCAAGCTCTCGTACACCAGCTCCAAGGCGGACAAACACCTCGCCTTCGTCGGCAAGGGCATCACCTACGACTCGGGCGGCATCTCGCTCAAGCCCGCCGGGCACAACGAGACGATGAAGTGCGACATGAGCGGTGCGGCGGCGGTCTTCGCCGCCGTGGTCTCCGCCGCGCGCCTCGGCCTGGAGGTCAACGTCACCGGCTGGCTGGCGCTCGCCGAGAACATGCCCTCCGGTTCCGCCACCCGCCCCGGTGACGTGCTGCGCATGTACAGCGGCAAGACCGTCGAGGTCCTCAACACGGACGCCGAGGGCCGTCTCGTCCTCGCGGACGCACTGTGGAAGGCGTCCGAGGAGAAGCCCGACGCGATCGTCGACGTGGCGACCCTGACCGGCGCGATGGTGCTGGCCCTCGGCAACCGCACCTTCGGTGTGATGGCCAACGACGACGCGTTCCGCGCCTCGATCGTGGAGGCCGCGGAGGAGGTCGGCGAGGAGTCCTGGCCGATGCCGCTGCCCGAGCACCTGCGCAAGGGCATGGACTCCCCCACCGCGGACATCGCGAACATGGGCGAGCGGATGGGCGGCGGCCTGGTCGCCGGTCTGTTCCTGAAGGAGTTCGTGGGCGAGGGCATCACCTGGGCGCACCTGGACATCGCCGGACCCGCGTTCAACGAGTCCGGCCCGTTCGGCTACACCCCCAAGGGCGGCACGGGGTCGGCGGTG
- a CDS encoding adenosylcobinamide-GDP ribazoletransferase yields MSATPVPHGLRFAFGTLTVFPVEVTRWDREAARAGMLCAPVAGLAVGAGAALVGVALLAAGAGPLLAAVATVAVPAVLTRGLHLDGLADTADGLGSGKPAPDALRVMKQSDIGPFGVITVLLVLLAQVAALFQAYGSSWGRGVLAAVVSAAAARLALTLAARTGVPPARPEGLGAAVAGTVPVRAALPVALAVVAAAACAGASLGTYDLVRSALAVVAACAAAELLLRHCTRRFGGVTGDVFGGLAETAATTALVVCCLG; encoded by the coding sequence GTGTCCGCGACCCCTGTCCCCCACGGCCTGCGCTTCGCCTTCGGCACCCTGACCGTGTTCCCCGTCGAGGTGACCCGCTGGGACCGCGAGGCGGCACGCGCCGGAATGCTGTGCGCCCCCGTGGCCGGACTGGCCGTCGGGGCGGGCGCCGCCCTGGTGGGCGTGGCGCTGCTCGCGGCCGGAGCCGGCCCGCTGCTCGCGGCCGTCGCCACCGTCGCCGTACCGGCGGTGCTCACCCGCGGACTCCATCTCGACGGGCTCGCCGACACGGCGGACGGCCTCGGCAGCGGGAAGCCCGCGCCGGACGCGCTGCGCGTCATGAAGCAGTCCGACATCGGCCCGTTCGGCGTGATCACGGTGTTGCTCGTGCTGCTCGCCCAGGTCGCCGCGCTCTTCCAGGCCTACGGATCCTCGTGGGGGCGCGGTGTGCTGGCGGCCGTCGTCTCGGCGGCCGCGGCCCGGCTCGCGCTCACCCTGGCGGCACGCACCGGGGTGCCCCCGGCCCGTCCCGAGGGGCTCGGCGCGGCGGTCGCGGGCACCGTGCCGGTGCGCGCCGCCCTGCCGGTGGCGCTCGCCGTCGTCGCCGCGGCGGCCTGCGCGGGCGCGTCGCTGGGCACGTACGACCTGGTCCGCTCCGCGCTCGCGGTGGTGGCCGCCTGCGCGGCGGCCGAACTCCTGCTGCGCCACTGCACGCGCCGCTTCGGCGGCGTCACGGGTGACGTCTTCGGCGGCCTCGCCGAGACGGCGGCGACCACGGCCCTGGTGGTGTGCTGCCTCGGCTGA
- a CDS encoding phosphatidylglycerol lysyltransferase domain-containing protein has translation MGDVRIAVEQVRTPVRRGEGDRGSTRASRRAAGFTVWYLRAVTFINFLSAAWVTLGQDVRRHNTENLFTPYLLTAGFASGVFTMFLAVTMRRRKRAAWILNFVLSGLFLLLFAVAMAFPEIRRSAQNWISLALTSAFVASLVVGRREFYAKGDRSNPKLAAAVATGGLLVCSLLAALLVTVTNSAPDATRSAFSERWRYGTLRLVSVAADDSRFHGLAIANWVNVTINVLSTLLVLAVFYAAFRSRRAVDPLTEDDEKRLRVLLDKNGDRDSLGYFALRREKSVVWSPTGKAAVAYRVVGGVSLASGDPLGDPEAWPGAIEPWLAEARAHGWIPAVMGASEEAGTVYSRHGLDALELGDEAIVETAEFTLEGRAMRTVRQAYNRVARAGYRVRIRRHDDIPAAEMAHLLERADDWRDGATERGFSMALGRLGDPDDGQCVMLECTDGEGELRALLSFVPWGPRGLSLDLMRRDRDSENGLMEFMVIELLRRAKDIGITQVSLNFAMFRSVFERGARLGAGPVLRLWRSLLSFFSRWWQIESLYRANAKYRPIWEPRFLLFEKSADLLRIGVASARAEGFLEAPGLPKWLHRKHLESHR, from the coding sequence ATGGGAGATGTCCGAATTGCCGTCGAACAGGTGCGGACCCCGGTCCGTCGGGGCGAAGGGGACCGCGGGTCCACCCGCGCCTCGCGCAGAGCCGCCGGCTTCACCGTCTGGTACCTGCGAGCGGTCACGTTCATCAACTTCCTGAGCGCCGCCTGGGTGACGCTCGGTCAGGACGTGCGGCGCCACAACACCGAGAACCTCTTCACCCCGTACCTGCTGACGGCGGGGTTCGCCTCGGGTGTGTTCACGATGTTCCTCGCCGTCACCATGCGCCGGCGCAAGCGGGCCGCCTGGATCCTGAACTTCGTCCTGAGCGGTCTCTTCCTGCTGCTGTTCGCCGTCGCGATGGCCTTCCCGGAGATCCGCCGGTCCGCCCAGAACTGGATCTCGCTGGCCCTGACCTCGGCGTTCGTCGCCTCGCTCGTCGTGGGCCGCCGCGAGTTCTACGCCAAGGGCGACCGCTCGAACCCGAAGCTCGCCGCGGCCGTCGCCACCGGCGGCCTGCTCGTCTGCTCCCTGCTCGCGGCACTGCTGGTGACGGTCACCAACAGCGCGCCGGACGCGACCCGTTCCGCCTTCTCCGAACGCTGGCGCTACGGCACCCTGCGGCTGGTCTCGGTCGCCGCCGACGACTCCCGCTTCCACGGGCTGGCGATCGCCAACTGGGTCAACGTCACCATCAACGTGCTCAGCACCCTGCTGGTCCTCGCCGTCTTCTACGCGGCCTTCCGTTCCCGCCGCGCCGTCGACCCGCTCACCGAGGACGACGAGAAGCGGCTGCGGGTCCTGCTCGACAAGAACGGCGACCGGGACTCGCTGGGCTACTTCGCGCTGCGCCGGGAGAAGAGCGTGGTCTGGTCGCCGACCGGCAAGGCGGCGGTGGCGTACCGGGTCGTCGGCGGGGTCTCGCTGGCCTCCGGCGACCCGCTGGGCGATCCGGAGGCGTGGCCCGGCGCCATCGAGCCCTGGCTCGCCGAGGCCCGCGCGCACGGCTGGATCCCCGCGGTGATGGGCGCGAGCGAGGAGGCCGGGACCGTCTACTCCCGGCACGGCCTCGACGCCCTGGAACTGGGCGACGAAGCCATCGTGGAGACCGCCGAGTTCACCCTCGAGGGACGGGCCATGCGCACCGTCCGGCAGGCCTACAACCGGGTGGCGCGTGCCGGGTACCGGGTACGCATCCGGCGCCACGACGACATCCCGGCCGCGGAGATGGCCCACCTCCTGGAGCGCGCCGACGACTGGCGCGACGGCGCCACCGAACGCGGGTTCAGCATGGCGCTCGGACGGCTCGGCGACCCCGACGACGGACAGTGCGTGATGCTCGAATGCACGGACGGGGAAGGCGAGTTGAGGGCCTTGCTGTCCTTCGTGCCGTGGGGCCCGCGAGGGCTCTCCCTCGACCTCATGCGACGCGACCGCGACTCCGAGAACGGGCTGATGGAGTTCATGGTGATCGAACTCCTGCGCCGCGCCAAGGACATCGGGATCACGCAGGTCTCGCTCAACTTCGCCATGTTCCGGTCCGTCTTCGAGCGCGGCGCCCGGCTGGGCGCGGGGCCGGTGCTGCGACTGTGGCGTTCCCTGCTCAGTTTCTTCTCGCGCTGGTGGCAGATCGAATCGCTCTACCGCGCCAACGCCAAGTACCGGCCGATCTGGGAACCCCGGTTCCTGCTCTTCGAGAAGAGCGCGGACCTGCTGCGCATCGGCGTCGCGTCCGCCCGCGCGGAAGGGTTCCTGGAGGCTCCCGGCCTGCCGAAGTGGCTGCACCGCAAGCACCTCGAGTCGCATAGATGA
- the cobT gene encoding nicotinate-nucleotide--dimethylbenzimidazole phosphoribosyltransferase translates to MSSLNLDDFTDLIERPDGGVRRDAEARRERQIVPPGALGRLDDLGEWLAAAQGSVPVRPIERPRAVLFAGDHGIAGLGVSARPAGTADRLVRAVLEGASPAAVLARRLGVPVRVVDMALDCDPAELPAEVVRHRVRRGSGRIDVEDALSTEEAEAAFRAGVAVADEEADSGTDLVVLGDVSVGGTTAAAVLVAALCGTDASVVTGRGGQAIDDLAWMRKCAAVRDALRRARPVLGDQLQLLAVVGGADLAAMTGFLLQSAVRKMPVVLDGVVSAACALVGQRVAFRAPDWWLAGQSSGEPAQAKALDRMALEPLLDHGVTVGEGAGALLALPLVQAAAALAAELPVRPAPTADPAPAADDE, encoded by the coding sequence ATGAGCTCGCTTAATCTCGACGACTTCACCGATCTGATCGAGCGCCCGGACGGCGGGGTGCGCCGCGACGCCGAGGCGCGCCGGGAGCGCCAGATCGTGCCGCCCGGGGCCCTGGGCCGCCTGGACGACCTGGGCGAGTGGCTGGCCGCGGCGCAGGGCTCGGTGCCCGTGCGGCCGATCGAGCGTCCGCGCGCGGTGCTGTTCGCTGGCGACCACGGAATCGCCGGACTCGGCGTGTCCGCGCGGCCCGCGGGCACCGCGGACCGGTTGGTGCGGGCGGTGCTGGAGGGCGCGAGTCCGGCCGCGGTGCTGGCCCGCCGGCTCGGTGTCCCGGTCCGGGTGGTCGACATGGCGCTGGACTGCGACCCCGCGGAGCTGCCCGCCGAGGTCGTACGGCACCGGGTGCGGCGCGGTTCGGGGCGGATCGACGTCGAGGACGCGCTGAGCACGGAGGAGGCCGAGGCGGCGTTCCGGGCGGGTGTCGCCGTCGCGGACGAGGAGGCGGACTCCGGTACGGACCTGGTGGTGCTCGGCGACGTGAGCGTCGGCGGGACGACCGCGGCGGCCGTGCTGGTCGCGGCCCTGTGCGGGACCGACGCGTCCGTCGTCACCGGGCGGGGCGGACAGGCCATCGACGACCTCGCGTGGATGCGCAAGTGCGCCGCGGTGCGGGACGCGTTGCGGCGGGCCCGGCCCGTGCTCGGGGATCAGCTGCAGCTGCTCGCCGTGGTCGGCGGGGCGGATCTCGCCGCGATGACCGGGTTCCTGCTGCAGAGCGCGGTGCGGAAGATGCCGGTCGTTCTCGACGGGGTCGTCTCGGCCGCGTGCGCCCTGGTCGGGCAGCGGGTCGCCTTCCGGGCGCCGGACTGGTGGCTGGCCGGACAGAGCAGCGGGGAGCCGGCCCAGGCGAAGGCGCTGGACCGGATGGCGCTCGAACCGCTCCTCGACCACGGGGTCACGGTCGGCGAGGGCGCGGGCGCGCTCCTTGCCCTGCCCCTCGTCCAGGCGGCGGCCGCGCTCGCCGCGGAGCTCCCCGTACGTCCCGCCCCCACCGCCGACCCGGCCCCCGCCGCCGACGACGAGTGA
- a CDS encoding class I SAM-dependent methyltransferase, whose translation MPPTPSPTDDRRAAYAAELARGTDRFHEPRREDCPWCGSDRLRTRLRTPDLAQRKPGTFVVDECGDCAHAFQNPRLTAEGLAFYHRDFHETPDGLADRLLGARGSSGRHRAAARALLPYAEPESWLDVGTGHGYFPAAAKEVHPYTSFDGLDPTRRVEKARAAGRIEEAHRGRLVDPRITGRLRARYDVVSMFHHLEHTPDPREELRAALVTLRPGGHLLVEVPDPDCAFGALLGKWWVSHGQPRHLHLMPLPNLLAELESQGCEIVATDRRAPHIPYDLAGALALALGRILPDLDAPWRPAPPSSPRRRLHAVLTGVTAPLLASASALDHTFAPLLRRTRFSNAYRIIARRRP comes from the coding sequence ATGCCCCCCACGCCGTCCCCGACCGACGACCGACGCGCCGCCTACGCGGCCGAACTCGCCCGGGGCACCGACCGGTTCCACGAACCGCGCCGGGAGGACTGCCCCTGGTGCGGCTCGGACCGGCTGCGCACCCGGCTGCGCACACCGGACCTCGCCCAGCGCAAACCCGGCACGTTCGTCGTCGACGAGTGCGGGGACTGCGCCCACGCCTTCCAGAACCCCCGGCTCACCGCGGAGGGACTGGCCTTCTACCACCGGGACTTCCACGAGACGCCCGACGGCCTCGCCGACCGGCTCCTCGGCGCCCGCGGCAGCAGCGGCCGGCACCGCGCGGCCGCCCGCGCCCTCCTGCCGTACGCGGAACCGGAGAGCTGGCTGGACGTCGGCACCGGACACGGGTACTTCCCGGCCGCCGCCAAGGAGGTCCACCCGTACACCTCCTTCGACGGGCTCGACCCCACCCGGCGCGTCGAGAAGGCCAGGGCGGCCGGGCGGATCGAGGAGGCCCACCGCGGCCGGCTCGTCGACCCCCGGATCACCGGCAGGCTGCGCGCCCGGTACGACGTCGTCAGCATGTTCCACCATCTGGAGCACACCCCCGACCCGCGCGAGGAACTGCGCGCCGCCCTGGTGACGCTGCGGCCCGGCGGCCACCTCCTTGTCGAAGTCCCCGACCCCGACTGCGCGTTCGGCGCGCTGCTGGGCAAGTGGTGGGTGTCGCACGGCCAGCCGCGCCATCTCCACCTCATGCCGCTGCCCAACCTGCTGGCCGAACTGGAGTCCCAGGGCTGCGAGATCGTCGCGACGGACCGCCGCGCACCGCACATCCCCTACGACCTCGCGGGCGCCCTCGCGCTCGCCCTCGGCCGGATCCTGCCCGACCTCGACGCCCCCTGGCGCCCGGCGCCGCCGAGCTCCCCGCGGCGCAGGCTGCACGCCGTCCTGACCGGGGTGACGGCTCCGCTGCTCGCCTCGGCCTCCGCCCTGGACCACACCTTCGCCCCGCTCCTGCGGCGCACCCGCTTCTCGAACGCGTACCGGATCATCGCCCGCCGCCGGCCATGA
- a CDS encoding bifunctional adenosylcobinamide kinase/adenosylcobinamide-phosphate guanylyltransferase, with protein sequence MELTLLGTGAPEGLPRPSCPCSSCANALGEDARAATALLVDGTLLLDLTPGAAFAAARAGHTLGGVRQVLLSHPHDGPAVEVPAGLPQPVRVPDGSELTLLTGHRVRAVPMDAPGTGYAVTGPDGQRLLYLPPGAAPAGLDDGGAPYAMVALDVVGRPDALAKLRAVGAVGPTTDVIAVHLDHEVPPGPELRRRLAAAGARAVPDGTTLDVGVYEDVPDVPRRTLVLGGARSGKSVEAERRLESFPDVLYVATGGTRGGDTEWASRVSAHRERRPGSWRTTETCDLVPLLAEEGPPLLVDCLSLWLTDAMDSVNAWDDAEWAGGGERALRARVEELTAAVRATRRTLVAVSNEVGSGIVPATASGRRYRDELGRLNAGFGAECEHLLLVVAGQALVLRG encoded by the coding sequence GTGGAACTGACTCTGCTCGGCACCGGTGCCCCCGAGGGCCTCCCCCGCCCCTCCTGCCCCTGCTCGTCCTGCGCGAACGCGCTCGGCGAGGACGCGCGGGCGGCCACCGCGCTGCTCGTGGACGGCACCCTGCTGCTCGACCTGACACCGGGCGCGGCGTTCGCGGCCGCGCGCGCCGGGCACACGCTCGGCGGCGTGCGGCAGGTGCTGCTCTCCCATCCGCACGACGGGCCCGCGGTCGAGGTGCCGGCGGGGCTGCCGCAGCCGGTGCGGGTTCCGGACGGCAGCGAGTTGACCCTGCTGACCGGGCACCGGGTGCGGGCGGTGCCGATGGACGCCCCGGGCACGGGGTACGCGGTGACCGGCCCGGACGGACAGCGGCTGCTGTACCTGCCGCCGGGCGCGGCCCCCGCCGGACTCGACGACGGCGGCGCCCCGTACGCCATGGTGGCCCTCGACGTGGTGGGCCGGCCGGACGCGCTGGCGAAGCTGCGGGCGGTGGGGGCCGTCGGGCCGACGACGGACGTGATCGCGGTGCACCTCGACCACGAGGTGCCGCCGGGCCCCGAACTGCGGCGGCGGCTCGCGGCGGCGGGCGCCCGCGCGGTGCCGGACGGGACGACGCTGGACGTCGGCGTGTACGAGGACGTCCCCGACGTGCCGCGGCGCACCCTGGTGCTCGGCGGCGCGCGCTCCGGCAAGTCCGTCGAGGCGGAACGCCGGCTGGAGTCCTTCCCGGACGTGCTGTACGTGGCGACGGGCGGCACCCGCGGCGGGGACACCGAGTGGGCGTCCCGGGTGAGCGCGCACCGCGAGCGGCGCCCCGGTTCCTGGCGCACCACGGAGACCTGCGACCTCGTGCCCCTGCTGGCGGAGGAGGGGCCGCCGCTGCTCGTCGACTGTCTGTCGCTGTGGCTGACGGACGCGATGGACTCCGTGAACGCCTGGGACGACGCGGAGTGGGCCGGTGGCGGCGAACGCGCGCTGCGCGCCCGCGTGGAGGAGCTCACCGCCGCCGTCCGCGCGACCCGCCGCACCCTGGTCGCCGTCTCCAACGAGGTCGGCTCCGGGATCGTCCCGGCCACCGCTTCCGGCCGCCGCTACCGCGACGAACTCGGGCGTCTGAACGCCGGGTTCGGGGCGGAGTGCGAGCACCTGCTGCTGGTGGTGGCGGGGCAGGCCCTGGTGCTGCGGGGCTGA
- a CDS encoding class I SAM-dependent methyltransferase → MARQLDEQIAGRFPVGQRLRVLDVGMGQGTQALRLARAGHQVTGLEQDKRMLSVAREALAAEPEGIRGRVRLIEGDGRDTGVHFLPGSFDVVLCHGVLMYVEEPDPLVAGLARMLAPGGLLSLLVRNADALALRPGLDGDWTSTLAAFDSDTYVNRLGLAVRADRLATLTSTLAGIGAPLHAWYGVRVFTDVAPDGAPVPEDLEGLLAAEERAGRTDPYRQVAALLHLCGVRG, encoded by the coding sequence GTGGCCCGGCAGCTCGACGAGCAGATAGCCGGCCGCTTCCCGGTCGGGCAGCGGCTGCGGGTGCTCGACGTCGGGATGGGCCAGGGCACCCAGGCGCTGCGGCTGGCCCGCGCCGGGCATCAGGTGACCGGCCTGGAGCAGGACAAGCGGATGCTTTCCGTGGCCCGGGAGGCGCTGGCCGCCGAGCCCGAGGGCATCCGGGGCCGGGTCCGGCTCATCGAGGGCGACGGCCGGGACACCGGGGTCCACTTCCTGCCCGGCAGTTTCGACGTGGTGCTGTGCCACGGGGTGCTGATGTACGTCGAGGAGCCGGACCCGCTGGTCGCGGGCCTGGCGCGGATGCTGGCGCCGGGCGGGCTGCTGTCGCTGCTGGTGCGCAACGCCGACGCGCTGGCGCTGCGGCCCGGACTGGACGGGGACTGGACGTCGACGCTGGCCGCGTTCGACTCCGACACCTACGTCAACCGGCTCGGGCTCGCGGTCCGCGCCGACCGGCTCGCCACGCTGACCTCGACGCTGGCGGGGATCGGGGCGCCCTTGCACGCCTGGTACGGCGTGCGGGTGTTCACGGACGTGGCGCCGGACGGCGCACCCGTCCCCGAGGACCTGGAGGGTCTGCTGGCCGCGGAGGAGCGGGCCGGACGGACCGACCCCTACCGTCAGGTGGCGGCGCTGCTGCACCTGTGCGGCGTACGGGGCTGA
- a CDS encoding DUF3043 domain-containing protein, giving the protein MPPHPVPLGFVFRSRAKEEKAPADKAQVTDSKQTRHPQAPKGRPTPKRSEAQTQRRSVAQTPTTRKEAAKRQRDERRVQLEKQRQALASGDERYLPARDKGQVRKFARDFVDSRFCVAEFFLPMAVVILVLSMVRVGSLQNIALLLWLVVIVMIVVDSIGIAIRLKKQLATRFPDLPKKGAVPYALMRTLQMRRLRLPKPQVKRGERP; this is encoded by the coding sequence ATGCCGCCGCACCCCGTACCCTTGGGTTTTGTGTTCCGTAGCCGTGCCAAGGAAGAGAAGGCCCCCGCCGACAAGGCGCAGGTGACCGACTCCAAGCAGACCCGTCACCCGCAGGCCCCCAAGGGCCGCCCCACGCCGAAGCGCAGTGAGGCCCAGACCCAGCGTCGCAGCGTCGCCCAGACGCCGACGACGCGCAAGGAGGCCGCCAAGCGTCAGCGTGACGAGCGCCGAGTCCAGCTGGAGAAGCAACGTCAGGCGCTGGCCAGCGGGGACGAGCGCTATCTGCCCGCCCGTGACAAGGGGCAGGTGCGGAAGTTCGCACGCGACTTCGTGGACTCGCGCTTCTGCGTCGCGGAGTTCTTCCTGCCGATGGCCGTGGTCATCCTCGTGCTGAGCATGGTGCGGGTGGGCTCGCTGCAGAACATCGCGCTGCTGCTGTGGCTCGTGGTGATCGTGATGATCGTGGTCGACTCGATCGGTATCGCGATCCGTCTGAAGAAGCAGCTGGCCACGCGCTTCCCGGACCTGCCCAAGAAGGGCGCGGTTCCCTACGCGCTGATGCGCACCCTCCAGATGCGTCGACTCCGGCTGCCGAAGCCGCAGGTCAAGCGCGGAGAGCGGCCCTGA
- a CDS encoding PspA/IM30 family protein, with amino-acid sequence MSGVMKRMGMIFRAKANKALDRAEDPRETLDYSYQKQLELLQKVRRGVADVATSRKRLELQLNQLQGQSSKLEDQGRKALALGREDLAREALSRRAALQQQVTDLETQHQTLQGEEEKLTLAAQRLQAKVDAFRTKKETIKATYTAAQAQTRIGEAFSGISEEMGDVGMAIQRAEDKTAQLQARAGAIDELLASGALDDQSGLAKDDIQSELDRLSGGTDVELELQRMKAELAGGSPQQAIEGGTGQGQDRSQPQDTPRFDKQ; translated from the coding sequence ATGAGCGGTGTCATGAAGCGTATGGGGATGATCTTCCGCGCGAAGGCGAACAAGGCCCTTGACCGGGCCGAGGACCCGCGCGAAACCCTCGATTACTCGTACCAGAAGCAGCTGGAGCTGCTCCAGAAGGTGCGCCGGGGCGTCGCCGACGTGGCGACCTCCCGCAAACGCCTGGAACTGCAGCTCAACCAGCTCCAGGGTCAGTCCAGCAAGCTGGAGGACCAGGGCCGCAAGGCGCTCGCGCTCGGCCGGGAGGACCTGGCCCGTGAGGCGCTCTCCCGCCGTGCCGCGCTCCAGCAGCAGGTGACGGACCTGGAGACCCAGCACCAGACCCTCCAGGGCGAGGAGGAGAAGCTCACCCTCGCGGCGCAGCGGCTCCAGGCCAAGGTCGACGCCTTCCGCACGAAGAAGGAGACCATCAAGGCCACGTACACCGCGGCCCAGGCGCAGACCCGCATCGGGGAGGCCTTCTCCGGCATCTCCGAGGAGATGGGCGACGTCGGGATGGCCATCCAGCGTGCCGAGGACAAGACCGCGCAGCTGCAGGCCCGCGCGGGTGCCATCGACGAGCTGCTCGCCTCCGGCGCCCTCGACGACCAGTCCGGGCTCGCCAAGGACGACATCCAGAGCGAGCTGGACCGGCTCTCCGGTGGTACGGATGTGGAACTGGAGTTGCAGCGCATGAAGGCCGAGCTGGCCGGCGGCTCCCCGCAGCAGGCCATCGAGGGCGGTACGGGACAGGGGCAGGACCGGTCCCAGCCGCAGGACACCCCGCGCTTCGACAAGCAGTAG
- the pspAA gene encoding PspA-associated protein PspAA, with protein sequence MIVRIMGEGQVRLDDGHLTELNKLDDELLAEVEGGDEAGFRRTLTALLDAVHRLGTPLPDDALEPSGLILPSPEATLAEVREMLDDDGLIPG encoded by the coding sequence ATGATCGTACGGATCATGGGGGAGGGGCAGGTGAGGCTGGACGACGGCCACCTCACCGAGCTGAACAAGCTGGACGACGAGTTGCTCGCCGAGGTGGAGGGCGGTGACGAGGCCGGGTTCCGGCGCACGCTGACCGCCCTTCTCGACGCCGTCCACCGTCTCGGCACGCCGTTGCCCGACGACGCGCTGGAGCCGTCGGGGCTGATCCTTCCGTCGCCGGAGGCCACGCTCGCGGAGGTCCGCGAGATGCTCGACGACGACGGCTTGATCCCCGGCTGA